A genomic stretch from Limnohabitans sp. includes:
- a CDS encoding 5'-methylthioadenosine/adenosylhomocysteine nucleosidase, which yields MTVIGIMSALHEELAAVLADMPDEQRVVVAGREFWVGHWQGHAVVAVLSRIGKVAAATTATVMLERFGVNALVFTGVAGGLGPGVRVGDVVVASGFIQHDMDASPLFPRHEVPLYGRALFEADAVLSVQLAEAAQQVLQAAERHLGPETLAQFQLSSPKVHQGLIVSGDRFVSTNAESQALRESLPEALAVEMEGAAVAQVCCDYGLPFAAVHTISDRADDAAHTDFNRFIREVASRYSRAILSQWLAKRPPA from the coding sequence ATGACGGTGATCGGCATCATGAGTGCCCTGCACGAAGAGCTGGCCGCTGTGCTGGCCGACATGCCCGACGAGCAGCGGGTGGTGGTAGCGGGTCGTGAATTCTGGGTGGGTCACTGGCAAGGCCATGCGGTCGTGGCGGTGCTCTCGCGCATTGGCAAAGTGGCGGCGGCCACCACCGCCACGGTGATGCTGGAGCGCTTTGGGGTGAATGCGCTGGTGTTCACCGGCGTGGCGGGTGGATTGGGTCCGGGGGTGCGCGTGGGCGATGTGGTGGTGGCCAGTGGCTTCATTCAGCACGACATGGATGCTTCGCCACTGTTTCCCAGGCACGAGGTGCCGCTGTATGGTCGGGCTCTTTTTGAGGCCGATGCCGTTTTGTCGGTTCAATTGGCCGAAGCTGCGCAGCAGGTGCTGCAGGCGGCTGAGCGGCATTTGGGCCCTGAGACCTTGGCCCAGTTTCAACTGAGTTCGCCCAAGGTGCACCAAGGCTTGATCGTCAGCGGTGATCGCTTTGTCTCGACCAACGCCGAAAGTCAGGCGCTTCGCGAATCCTTGCCAGAGGCTTTGGCGGTGGAGATGGAGGGCGCAGCGGTGGCCCAGGTGTGCTGTGACTATGGCTTGCCGTTTGCAGCGGTGCACACCATTTCGGACCGCGCAGACGACGCAGCGCACACCGATTTCAATCGTTTCATTCGTGAGGTGGCCAGCCGCTACA
- a CDS encoding long-chain-fatty-acid--CoA ligase → MYLNPIWLKSYPEGVPADIDPSQYSSLVGLLEESFAKYADRTAYSFMGKDLSFAQTDQESLGLAAYLQSLGLSKGDRVAVMMPNVPQYPVAVAAILRAGLAVVNVNPLYTARELEHQLKDSGAKAIVIIENFAATLEKCIAQTPVQHVILAAMGDRLGLLKGGLVNYVVRNVKKMVPAFRLPQAVRFNDALSIGRQQAFRKPELTADDIAVLQYTGGTTGVSKGAVLLHSNVIANVLQSEAWNGPVMKRIPAGEQPTSVCALPLYHIFAFTVNMMLGLRMGGKTILIPNPRDLPAVLKELSKHTFHSFPAVNTLFNGLANHPDFNTVNWSNLKVSLGGGTAVTPNVAKLWLEKTGCPICEGYGLSETSPSASCNPTTSTEFTGTIGVPLPGTWMKLLDDDGQEVTEVGQPGEIAIKGPQVMAGYWQRPDETAKVMTADGYFKSGDVGTVDARGFFKIIDRKKDMILVSGFNVYPNEVEKVASACPGVLECAAIGVPDEKTGETVKLVVVRKDPALTEAQILAYCRENMTAYKQPRVIEFRTELPKTPVGKILRRELRDKA, encoded by the coding sequence CATTTGGCTCAAGAGTTACCCAGAAGGTGTGCCCGCTGACATTGATCCCAGCCAATACAGCTCGCTGGTGGGCTTGCTCGAAGAGAGTTTTGCCAAATACGCAGATCGCACTGCTTACAGCTTCATGGGCAAGGATTTGAGCTTTGCCCAAACCGACCAGGAAAGCTTGGGGCTAGCAGCTTACTTGCAATCGTTGGGCTTGAGCAAAGGCGATCGCGTCGCGGTCATGATGCCCAATGTGCCGCAGTACCCGGTGGCAGTGGCGGCCATTTTGCGGGCCGGTTTGGCGGTGGTCAATGTCAATCCGTTGTATACCGCCCGTGAACTGGAGCACCAGCTCAAGGACTCGGGGGCCAAGGCGATTGTCATCATCGAGAACTTTGCCGCCACCCTCGAAAAGTGCATTGCACAAACCCCAGTGCAGCATGTGATTTTGGCGGCCATGGGTGACCGACTGGGCCTGCTCAAGGGCGGCTTGGTCAATTACGTGGTGCGCAACGTCAAGAAAATGGTGCCGGCCTTTCGCCTGCCCCAGGCGGTGCGCTTCAATGACGCTTTGTCCATAGGGCGTCAACAAGCCTTTCGCAAGCCCGAGTTGACAGCCGATGACATCGCGGTGCTGCAGTACACAGGCGGCACCACCGGCGTGTCCAAAGGTGCGGTACTGCTGCACAGCAATGTCATTGCCAACGTTTTGCAGTCAGAGGCCTGGAACGGGCCGGTCATGAAGCGCATCCCGGCAGGCGAGCAGCCCACCAGTGTGTGTGCTTTGCCGCTGTACCACATCTTCGCTTTCACGGTGAACATGATGCTGGGTCTGCGCATGGGCGGCAAGACCATCCTGATTCCCAATCCGCGCGATCTGCCAGCTGTGCTCAAGGAGTTGTCCAAGCACACCTTCCACAGCTTCCCGGCCGTGAACACCTTGTTCAATGGTTTGGCCAACCATCCGGATTTCAACACGGTGAACTGGTCCAACCTGAAAGTGTCTTTGGGCGGCGGCACGGCTGTCACGCCCAACGTAGCCAAGCTCTGGCTGGAGAAAACCGGCTGCCCCATTTGCGAAGGTTATGGCTTGTCCGAGACCAGCCCATCGGCCAGTTGCAACCCGACCACCAGCACCGAGTTCACCGGCACCATCGGCGTGCCCTTGCCCGGGACCTGGATGAAGCTGCTGGACGACGACGGGCAGGAAGTGACCGAAGTGGGGCAGCCCGGCGAGATCGCCATCAAAGGCCCGCAGGTGATGGCCGGTTACTGGCAGCGCCCTGACGAGACCGCCAAGGTCATGACGGCCGATGGGTACTTCAAATCCGGCGATGTCGGCACTGTGGATGCGCGGGGGTTCTTCAAAATCATAGACCGCAAGAAAGACATGATCCTGGTCAGTGGTTTCAACGTCTACCCCAACGAGGTCGAGAAAGTCGCTTCGGCTTGTCCGGGTGTGCTGGAATGCGCGGCCATTGGTGTGCCCGATGAGAAAACCGGTGAGACCGTCAAGCTGGTCGTGGTGCGCAAAGACCCGGCATTGACTGAGGCGCAGATCTTGGCCTATTGCCGCGAGAACATGACCGCTTACAAGCAGCCTCGGGTGATCGAGTTCCGCACCGAGTTGCCCAAAACGCCTGTGGGCAAAATCTTGCGGCGTGAGTTGCGCGATAAAGCTTGA